A DNA window from Streptomyces canus contains the following coding sequences:
- a CDS encoding M1 family metallopeptidase translates to MSRSAPLVPTALLPTALLLASALTACGGGVHGTPGGSGLRDPYFPKAGNGGYDVTHYDLDLAYDPDTSRLSGTATLTARATQDLSAFHLNLDGLEIEKVTVGGAKARWNRTGQELTVRPHDDLDEGSAFRVTVAYSGTPKTITDPDGSEEGWLPTEDGAVALGEPTGSMAWFPGNHHPSDKASYDLTITVPEGLQAVSNGELTASRTSGGRTTTTWHTAEPMASYLATLAIGDYDIHRTTTPDGLPVFIAVDPAEAEASRKVLAQIPAVMAWSEDTFGPYPFSSTGAIVDREGDAEYALETQNRPFFPGAPDTGTLVHELAHQWYGDSVTPKTWRDMWLNEGFATYAEWLWAEDHGGDSAQKTFDALYDHGEDTDKDLWDFPPGKPSSAAHLSDSPVYQRGAMVLHKIRQQLGDTAFRALLRDWPTTHRHGTADTDDFTSYVEHLAPDEDFGPIWEEWLYGGGKPERP, encoded by the coding sequence GTGTCCCGATCCGCGCCGCTCGTCCCCACCGCCCTGCTCCCCACCGCCCTCCTCCTCGCGAGCGCCCTCACCGCGTGCGGCGGCGGAGTGCACGGCACCCCCGGCGGCTCCGGCCTGCGCGACCCGTACTTCCCGAAGGCCGGCAACGGCGGCTACGACGTCACCCACTACGACCTCGACCTCGCCTACGACCCGGACACCTCGAGGCTCTCCGGCACCGCGACCCTCACCGCCCGCGCCACCCAGGACCTCTCCGCCTTCCACCTCAACCTCGACGGCCTGGAGATCGAGAAGGTCACCGTCGGCGGAGCCAAGGCCCGCTGGAACCGCACCGGCCAGGAGCTGACGGTGCGCCCGCACGACGACCTCGACGAGGGCAGCGCCTTCCGCGTGACGGTCGCCTACTCCGGCACCCCCAAGACGATCACCGACCCGGACGGCTCCGAGGAGGGCTGGCTGCCCACCGAGGACGGCGCGGTGGCCCTCGGCGAACCGACCGGCTCGATGGCCTGGTTCCCCGGCAACCACCACCCCTCCGACAAGGCGTCCTACGACCTCACGATCACCGTGCCCGAGGGCCTCCAGGCCGTCTCCAACGGCGAGTTGACGGCGAGCAGGACCAGCGGCGGCCGTACGACCACCACTTGGCACACCGCCGAACCCATGGCGAGCTACCTCGCCACCCTCGCGATCGGCGACTACGACATCCACCGCACCACCACCCCCGACGGCCTGCCCGTCTTCATCGCCGTCGACCCGGCGGAGGCCGAAGCGAGCCGGAAGGTGCTGGCCCAGATCCCGGCCGTCATGGCCTGGTCCGAGGACACGTTCGGCCCGTACCCCTTCTCCTCCACCGGCGCGATCGTCGACCGCGAGGGAGACGCCGAATACGCGCTGGAGACCCAGAACCGCCCCTTCTTCCCCGGCGCCCCCGACACCGGGACCCTCGTCCACGAACTCGCCCACCAGTGGTACGGCGACTCGGTCACCCCGAAGACCTGGCGGGACATGTGGCTCAACGAGGGCTTCGCGACCTACGCCGAATGGCTGTGGGCCGAGGACCATGGCGGCGACAGCGCCCAGAAGACCTTCGACGCGCTCTACGACCACGGCGAGGACACCGACAAGGACCTCTGGGACTTCCCGCCCGGCAAGCCGTCGAGCGCCGCGCACCTCTCCGACAGCCCCGTCTACCAGCGCGGTGCGATGGTCCTCCACAAGATCCGCCAGCAGCTCGGCGACACGGCTTTCCGGGCCCTCCTCCGCGACTGGCCCACCACCCACCGCCACGGCACCGCGGACACCGACGACTTCACGTCGTACGTCGAACACCTCGCCCCCGACGAGGACTTCGGCCCGATCTGGGAGGAGTGGCTGTACGGGGGCGGGAAGCCGGAGCGGCCGTAG
- a CDS encoding pentapeptide repeat-containing protein: MARRATAGASGTGGAGGAGGSRVKGARRPEVRLPPLEPHGGEELEPDGDYDGLEFLEADFAGQDGAGARFMDCALRSCALDETRLHHARFLDSVLTGIRGVGTDLAESTLRDVELIDARLGGVQLHGAALERVVIRGGKIDYLNLRTAVLKDVVFESCVLVEPDFGGARLERVEFVDCTLKGADLTAATLKDVDLRGAAVLEIARGIDRLAGAVISPSQLLDLAPALAAEVGIRVEG; this comes from the coding sequence ATGGCGAGGAGAGCGACGGCTGGGGCGAGCGGTACCGGTGGCGCCGGCGGTGCGGGCGGCTCGCGGGTGAAGGGGGCGCGGCGACCGGAGGTGCGGCTGCCACCGCTGGAGCCGCATGGGGGAGAGGAGCTGGAGCCGGACGGAGACTACGACGGGCTGGAGTTCCTGGAGGCGGACTTCGCGGGGCAGGACGGGGCGGGGGCCCGTTTCATGGACTGCGCGCTGAGAAGCTGCGCGCTGGACGAGACCCGGCTCCATCACGCCCGCTTCCTCGACTCGGTCCTCACCGGCATACGGGGCGTGGGCACCGACCTGGCGGAGTCGACCCTGCGCGACGTGGAGCTGATCGACGCCCGCCTGGGCGGAGTGCAGTTGCACGGCGCGGCCCTGGAGCGCGTCGTGATCCGAGGCGGCAAGATCGACTACCTGAACCTGCGCACGGCCGTCCTGAAGGACGTCGTCTTCGAGAGCTGCGTCCTGGTGGAACCGGACTTCGGCGGCGCACGGCTGGAGCGCGTGGAGTTCGTGGACTGCACCCTCAAGGGCGCGGACCTCACGGCGGCGACCCTCAAGGACGTGGACCTGCGCGGCGCCGCGGTCCTGGAGATCGCCCGGGGGATCGACCGGCTGGCCGGGGCGGTGATCAGCCCGTCACAACTGCTGGACCTGGCACCGGCGTTGGCGGCGGAGGTGGGGATCCGGGTGGAGGGGTGA
- a CDS encoding NAD(P)-binding protein, which produces MHRITVIGGGLAGLTAAISAAEAGAKVTVYEAHHTLGGRARTAEGPYRTNDGPHALYNGGPHWSWLRQRDLIGPLAPLPPLEAARLRLRHKGVLRRTPPFAMLKLLRHSAQQAPVDVDFMSWATGQAGEEGARAAAHYSAVALFHHDPGALSAAFVQERLRRATKLPPEAHYPRGGWATVVDRMAARAWNMGVRMETLSRVDTLPTDTPVVVATSLGAARRLLGDDSLTWPSGRTTLLDLALRTRRGDAFAVSDLDSPGWIERFTAQDRTLAPAGEQLLQGQIPIAPHETRADGVARAEQLLDLAFDGWRERVTWRRESVANGRTGAVDLPGTNWRDRPAVDRGDGVYLAGDQVAAPGVLSEVSFNSALTAVSLALGRNALDLKHA; this is translated from the coding sequence ATGCATCGCATCACCGTCATCGGCGGTGGCCTCGCCGGGCTGACCGCGGCGATCTCCGCCGCCGAGGCGGGCGCCAAGGTCACCGTGTACGAGGCCCATCACACGCTCGGCGGCCGGGCCCGGACCGCCGAGGGGCCGTACCGCACGAACGACGGCCCGCACGCTCTCTACAACGGCGGCCCGCACTGGTCCTGGCTCCGGCAGCGCGACCTCATCGGACCCCTCGCACCGCTCCCGCCTCTGGAGGCGGCCCGGCTGCGTCTGAGGCACAAGGGCGTTCTGCGCCGCACCCCGCCCTTCGCGATGCTCAAGCTGCTGCGTCACAGTGCCCAACAGGCCCCCGTCGACGTGGACTTCATGTCCTGGGCCACCGGGCAGGCCGGCGAGGAGGGCGCCCGCGCAGCCGCCCACTACTCCGCCGTCGCCCTGTTCCATCACGACCCGGGCGCCCTGTCCGCCGCGTTCGTGCAGGAACGGCTGCGGCGTGCCACCAAGCTGCCGCCCGAGGCGCACTACCCGCGCGGCGGCTGGGCCACCGTCGTCGACCGGATGGCCGCCCGCGCCTGGAACATGGGCGTCCGGATGGAGACCCTGTCCCGTGTCGACACGCTGCCCACCGACACCCCGGTCGTCGTCGCCACCTCCCTCGGTGCGGCCCGTCGGCTCCTCGGCGACGACTCGCTGACCTGGCCGAGCGGCCGTACGACACTCCTCGACCTGGCCCTGCGCACCCGGCGGGGTGACGCCTTCGCCGTCTCCGACCTCGACTCCCCCGGCTGGATCGAACGGTTCACCGCCCAGGACCGCACCCTGGCACCCGCGGGCGAACAGCTCCTCCAGGGGCAGATCCCGATCGCCCCGCACGAGACCAGGGCGGACGGGGTCGCGCGCGCGGAACAGTTGCTCGATCTCGCCTTCGACGGCTGGCGCGAACGCGTCACCTGGCGGCGTGAGTCCGTCGCGAACGGCCGTACGGGAGCCGTCGACCTGCCCGGCACGAACTGGCGCGACCGGCCGGCCGTCGACCGGGGCGACGGTGTCTATCTCGCGGGCGACCAGGTCGCGGCGCCCGGGGTGCTCTCGGAGGTCTCCTTCAACAGCGCGCTCACCGCCGTATCGCTGGCACTCGGCCGGAACGCCCTTGACCTCAAGCATGCTTGA
- a CDS encoding zinc-binding dehydrogenase, which yields MHAIRLHAFGPAENLTYEQTADPVPAPGQVRIAVRAAGVHLLDTALREGQQGPLPQPTTLPTIPGREVAGVVESLGDGVAELWLGKRVAAHLGFAPGGYAELAVTDVDRVHEVPGNLDFAQAVAMIGTGRTAMGIVQFAELGPDSVAVIPAAAGGIGTLLVQYAKNTGATVVGLAGGPSKTAQVHANGADLAVDYKDSAWPGKVRAFLGGRPATVVFDGVGGEVARECVGLLGHQGRHQGRHIVFGWSGEGIHDGQPYLVEGVSEQVLGPVMAQKAGGPNPIRTLELRALAEAAAGRLTPAVQRFPLAEAAAAHRALETRGTTGKVVLEP from the coding sequence ATGCACGCCATCCGCCTGCACGCCTTCGGCCCCGCCGAGAACCTCACCTACGAGCAGACCGCCGACCCGGTCCCGGCCCCCGGTCAGGTCCGTATCGCCGTACGGGCGGCCGGTGTCCACCTCCTGGACACCGCCCTGCGCGAGGGGCAGCAGGGACCGCTGCCCCAACCGACCACGCTGCCCACCATCCCCGGCCGGGAGGTCGCCGGAGTCGTCGAGTCCCTCGGTGACGGCGTCGCAGAACTGTGGCTCGGCAAGCGCGTGGCCGCCCACCTCGGCTTCGCCCCCGGCGGTTACGCCGAACTCGCCGTCACCGATGTCGACCGCGTCCACGAGGTCCCCGGGAACCTCGACTTCGCCCAGGCCGTCGCCATGATCGGCACGGGCCGTACGGCGATGGGGATCGTGCAGTTCGCCGAGCTCGGCCCGGACTCGGTGGCCGTGATCCCGGCGGCCGCCGGAGGCATCGGCACGCTGCTCGTGCAGTACGCGAAGAACACCGGAGCGACCGTCGTCGGCCTCGCGGGCGGGCCGTCGAAAACGGCACAGGTGCACGCCAACGGCGCCGATCTCGCCGTCGACTACAAGGACTCCGCGTGGCCCGGGAAGGTCCGCGCCTTCCTCGGCGGCCGGCCCGCCACCGTGGTCTTCGACGGCGTGGGCGGCGAGGTCGCCCGCGAGTGCGTCGGCCTTCTCGGCCACCAAGGCCGACACCAAGGCCGGCACATCGTCTTCGGCTGGTCCGGCGAGGGAATCCACGACGGACAGCCGTACCTCGTCGAAGGCGTCTCCGAACAGGTCCTCGGGCCCGTCATGGCGCAGAAGGCCGGCGGGCCCAACCCGATCCGCACCCTCGAACTGCGCGCCCTCGCCGAAGCCGCCGCGGGCCGTCTCACCCCCGCCGTACAGCGCTTCCCGCTCGCCGAGGCGGCCGCCGCGCACCGGGCGCTGGAGACCCGCGGCACGACCGGAAAGGTGGTCCTGGAGCCATGA
- a CDS encoding NAD(P)/FAD-dependent oxidoreductase, which yields MSSTAVNGGISFWYAADGFPEAREPLGGDASADVVIVGGGYTGLWTAYYLKKAVPFLRITVLEQKFCGYGASGRNGGWLYNGIAGRDRYAKLHGHEAAVRLQKAMNDTVDEVVRAVGEEGFDAGLHKGGVLEVARTPAQLARLRAFYEHELAYGEKDRELYGARETAERIRVADAVGSSWTPHGARVHPVKLVKGLAAAVEALGVTIHEQTPVTEIRPKHAVTPYGTVRAPYVLRCTEGFTAALKGQKRTWLPMNSSMIATEPLTDAQWAAIGWEGRQTLGDMAHAYMYAQRTADGRIALGGRGVPYRFGSRTDNDGRTQAATVEALREILVGFFPMLAGTRIAHAWSGVLGVPRDWCASVTLDRSTGIGWAGGYVGSGVATANLAARTLRDLVQQDSGQGGRTELTELPWVGHKVRRWEPEPLRWLGVQGMYATYRTADRRERTSHRAESSRLARWADRIAGRH from the coding sequence ATGAGCAGCACTGCCGTGAACGGCGGCATCTCCTTCTGGTACGCGGCCGACGGCTTCCCCGAGGCGCGGGAGCCGCTCGGCGGTGACGCGTCGGCGGACGTGGTGATCGTCGGCGGCGGGTACACGGGACTGTGGACGGCGTATTACCTGAAGAAGGCCGTGCCCTTTCTGCGAATCACCGTCCTGGAGCAGAAGTTCTGCGGCTACGGCGCCTCCGGGCGCAACGGCGGCTGGCTCTACAACGGCATCGCGGGCCGCGACCGGTACGCGAAACTGCACGGCCACGAGGCCGCCGTACGCCTCCAGAAGGCCATGAACGACACCGTCGACGAGGTCGTCCGGGCCGTCGGCGAGGAGGGCTTCGACGCCGGGCTGCACAAGGGAGGCGTCCTCGAAGTCGCGCGTACGCCCGCACAGTTGGCGCGGCTGAGGGCCTTTTACGAGCATGAGCTGGCGTACGGCGAGAAGGACCGTGAGCTGTACGGCGCCCGGGAGACGGCCGAGCGGATCCGGGTCGCGGACGCGGTCGGGTCGTCGTGGACGCCGCACGGGGCGCGGGTGCACCCGGTGAAGCTGGTGAAGGGGCTCGCGGCGGCCGTCGAGGCGCTGGGCGTGACCATCCACGAGCAGACGCCGGTGACGGAGATCCGGCCCAAGCACGCGGTGACGCCGTACGGCACCGTCCGCGCGCCCTATGTCCTGCGCTGCACCGAGGGCTTCACCGCCGCTCTGAAGGGCCAGAAGCGGACCTGGCTGCCCATGAACTCCTCGATGATCGCCACCGAGCCGCTGACCGACGCGCAGTGGGCGGCGATCGGCTGGGAGGGGCGTCAGACGCTGGGGGACATGGCGCACGCCTACATGTACGCGCAGCGCACCGCCGACGGGCGGATCGCGCTGGGCGGTCGCGGGGTGCCGTACCGCTTCGGTTCGCGCACCGACAACGACGGGCGGACGCAGGCGGCGACGGTCGAGGCGCTACGGGAGATCCTCGTGGGGTTCTTCCCGATGCTGGCCGGGACGCGGATCGCGCACGCCTGGTCGGGGGTGCTCGGTGTGCCGCGCGACTGGTGCGCGTCGGTGACGCTGGACCGGTCGACGGGTATCGGCTGGGCGGGCGGTTACGTCGGTTCGGGCGTCGCCACCGCCAACCTGGCCGCCCGGACCCTGCGTGATCTGGTCCAGCAGGACTCCGGACAGGGCGGCCGGACCGAGCTCACCGAACTGCCGTGGGTCGGTCACAAGGTGCGCAGGTGGGAGCCGGAGCCGCTGCGGTGGCTGGGCGTGCAGGGCATGTACGCCACGTACCGCACGGCGGACCGGCGCGAACGCACCAGCCACCGCGCGGAGTCGTCCCGGCTGGCGCGGTGGGCGGACCGGATCGCCGGGCGGCACTGA
- a CDS encoding rhomboid-like protein: MRINRGAHRVWAYVRSAPGTYVWLAVLFVTTVALHHMSPEFEEEFLRQRSTNIHELSSNPVRVLVASAMWIDGGHWLPYVVLYSVFHAPAERWLGTARWLAVCAAAHVLATLISEGALLWGIRHGMAPASAVNTLDIGVSYALAGVIAVLVYRIPAPWRYVYGFAVLVVYGVPLVTGRTFTDLGHFTSVLIGFGCWPLVGGREKARNPKETAAAPTG, encoded by the coding sequence ATGCGAATTAACCGGGGTGCCCACCGGGTGTGGGCCTACGTCCGCAGCGCCCCCGGCACCTATGTGTGGCTGGCGGTCCTGTTCGTGACGACGGTGGCGCTGCACCACATGTCGCCGGAGTTCGAGGAGGAGTTCCTGCGGCAGCGCTCGACCAACATCCATGAGCTGTCGAGCAATCCGGTGCGGGTGCTGGTCGCCAGCGCGATGTGGATCGACGGCGGGCACTGGCTGCCGTACGTCGTCCTCTATTCCGTCTTCCACGCGCCGGCGGAGCGCTGGCTGGGGACCGCGCGCTGGCTGGCGGTGTGTGCGGCGGCGCACGTACTGGCCACGCTGATCAGTGAGGGGGCGCTGCTGTGGGGGATCCGGCACGGGATGGCGCCCGCGTCCGCGGTCAACACGCTGGACATCGGGGTGAGTTACGCCCTGGCCGGGGTGATCGCCGTGCTCGTGTACCGGATTCCGGCGCCGTGGCGGTACGTCTACGGGTTCGCGGTGCTCGTCGTGTACGGGGTGCCGCTGGTGACCGGGCGGACCTTCACCGATCTCGGGCACTTCACCTCGGTGCTGATCGGGTTCGGGTGTTGGCCGCTGGTCGGGGGGCGGGAAAAAGCACGGAATCCGAAGGAGACAGCGGCCGCGCCGACGGGTTAA
- a CDS encoding aminoglycoside phosphotransferase family protein, which produces MRRFTHAGRVRHVIDIPEELAAAQERYNGDKGREFIAGLPTLIEDFLERWQLRPDGSPMHGVAALVLPVVRRADGTPAALKLQLLDNESIGEPVALRLWDGDGAVRLLDHDPVTHTMLLERLDSDRMLSTLPGTRDAVLVIAGLLAHLTATPAPAGLRHLGDIAQAMLDKTPEALRRVPDAQTRRTVADCAAAVREVVDEPGDRLLHWDLHDENVLASERAPWLAIDPKPLAGDPGFELWPALDNRFDADEITWRFDAMTDILGLDRARARAWTLGRLLQNSLWDIEDGRPVEPRQLEIAHRLRTHRSRQP; this is translated from the coding sequence ATGAGGCGATTCACCCACGCCGGTAGGGTCCGGCACGTGATCGACATCCCGGAGGAACTGGCGGCGGCACAGGAGCGCTACAACGGCGACAAGGGCCGGGAGTTCATCGCCGGACTGCCGACCCTGATCGAGGACTTCCTGGAGCGCTGGCAGCTCAGACCGGACGGCTCCCCGATGCACGGCGTCGCCGCGCTGGTCCTGCCCGTCGTCCGCCGGGCCGACGGCACCCCGGCCGCCCTCAAACTCCAGCTCCTCGACAACGAGAGCATCGGCGAACCCGTCGCCCTGCGCCTCTGGGACGGCGACGGCGCGGTCCGCCTCCTCGACCACGACCCGGTCACCCACACCATGCTCCTGGAGCGCCTCGACTCCGACCGCATGCTGTCCACCCTGCCCGGCACCCGCGACGCGGTCCTCGTCATCGCCGGTCTGCTCGCCCACCTGACCGCCACCCCGGCCCCAGCCGGTCTACGGCACCTCGGCGACATCGCACAGGCCATGCTGGACAAGACCCCCGAGGCCCTGAGGCGCGTCCCCGACGCCCAGACCCGACGTACCGTCGCCGACTGCGCGGCCGCCGTACGCGAAGTCGTCGACGAACCCGGCGACCGGCTCCTGCACTGGGACCTGCACGACGAGAACGTCCTCGCCTCCGAACGCGCGCCCTGGCTCGCCATCGACCCCAAACCCCTCGCCGGCGACCCCGGGTTCGAACTCTGGCCCGCCCTCGACAACCGCTTCGACGCAGACGAGATCACCTGGCGCTTCGACGCCATGACCGACATCCTCGGCCTGGACCGCGCACGCGCGCGTGCCTGGACCCTGGGACGGCTGCTCCAGAACAGCCTCTGGGACATCGAGGACGGCCGCCCCGTAGAACCCCGCCAACTCGAAATCGCCCACCGCCTGCGCACCCACCGGAGCCGACAGCCATGA
- a CDS encoding GNAT family N-acetyltransferase → MIRPATPADIPAIHALIRELAEYEKALEEAKATEEQLHEALFGSRPAAYAHVATDDATDAVIGYAIWFLNFSTWRGVHGIYLEDLYVRPTARGGGHGKALLTELARICVERGYQRLEWSVLNWNTPAIDFYQALGARPQDEWTVYRLTDEALAKASGTS, encoded by the coding sequence ATGATCCGCCCCGCCACCCCCGCCGACATCCCCGCGATCCACGCCCTCATCCGCGAACTCGCGGAATACGAAAAGGCACTGGAGGAGGCGAAGGCGACCGAGGAACAACTCCACGAAGCCCTTTTCGGCTCCCGCCCCGCGGCCTACGCGCACGTCGCGACCGACGACGCGACAGACGCGGTGATCGGCTACGCGATCTGGTTCCTCAACTTCTCCACCTGGCGCGGAGTCCACGGCATCTACCTGGAGGACCTCTACGTCCGCCCCACAGCCCGCGGCGGCGGCCACGGCAAGGCCCTGCTCACCGAACTCGCCCGCATCTGCGTCGAGCGCGGCTACCAGCGCCTCGAATGGTCCGTCCTGAACTGGAACACCCCCGCGATCGACTTCTACCAGGCCCTCGGCGCCCGCCCCCAGGACGAATGGACGGTGTACCGCCTGACCGACGAAGCCCTCGCCAAGGCATCCGGCACATCGTGA
- a CDS encoding DUF4037 domain-containing protein, translating to MSTPAFLPGLELSRRFYAETVGPLLEEAAPGIPHSAARIGPGSEVLGYDTPRSADHEWGPRLQIFLRSQDVPRHADRIGHVLSEHLPKTFHGWPTHFAPTGETRDIRVMRTTDGPVHHRIEVTHVSSWFTDTLGFDPTRAITPAHWLRTPTQRLAEVTAGAVFHDGLHALAPARAALRWYPHDLWLHVLARQWQRISHEEAFVGRCGEVGDELGSAVVAARLTRHLMRLCLLMDRRYPPYGKWLGSAFAHTAAGDRLTPVLRAALAATDWHDREGHLAAAYETVADLHNQLGLTDRVDPTTRPYHSRPYRVLHAERFAQALTARVADRTIRELPLPEPADTEPETQL from the coding sequence GTGAGCACGCCCGCCTTCCTCCCCGGCCTCGAACTCTCCCGCCGCTTCTACGCCGAGACCGTGGGCCCCCTACTGGAGGAAGCCGCCCCGGGGATCCCGCACTCCGCCGCGCGCATCGGCCCCGGCTCCGAAGTCCTCGGCTACGACACCCCGCGCTCCGCCGACCACGAATGGGGCCCGCGCCTCCAGATCTTCCTGCGCTCCCAGGACGTCCCGCGCCACGCGGACCGTATCGGACACGTCCTCTCCGAGCACCTCCCGAAGACCTTCCACGGCTGGCCCACGCACTTCGCACCCACCGGCGAGACCCGCGACATCCGCGTCATGCGCACCACCGACGGCCCTGTCCACCACCGCATCGAGGTCACCCACGTCTCCTCGTGGTTCACCGACACGCTCGGCTTCGACCCGACCCGCGCGATCACCCCCGCCCACTGGCTCCGCACCCCCACCCAACGCCTCGCCGAGGTCACCGCCGGAGCCGTCTTCCACGACGGCCTGCACGCCCTCGCCCCCGCCCGCGCCGCCCTGCGCTGGTACCCGCACGACCTGTGGCTCCACGTCCTGGCCCGCCAGTGGCAGCGCATCTCCCACGAGGAGGCCTTCGTCGGCCGCTGCGGCGAGGTCGGCGACGAACTCGGCTCGGCCGTAGTCGCCGCCCGCCTGACCCGCCACCTGATGCGCCTGTGCCTCCTCATGGACCGCCGCTATCCGCCGTACGGCAAATGGCTCGGCAGCGCCTTCGCCCACACCGCCGCGGGCGACCGCCTCACCCCGGTCCTCAGGGCGGCCCTCGCGGCCACCGACTGGCACGACCGCGAGGGCCATCTCGCCGCCGCCTACGAAACCGTCGCCGACCTGCACAACCAGCTCGGCCTCACCGACCGGGTCGACCCGACGACAAGGCCGTACCACTCACGCCCCTACCGCGTCCTGCACGCGGAACGGTTCGCGCAGGCCCTGACGGCCCGCGTCGCCGACCGGACGATCCGTGAACTGCCGCTGCCGGAACCGGCGGACACCGAACCGGAGACACAGCTGTAG
- a CDS encoding endonuclease/exonuclease/phosphatase family protein, whose translation MARVDAVEPGEGGADTASGVRREVVRRVVRVVSRPGPWKRGPVLAALALLLGLLMLLHAEITDYGGLGSLVETFLPWFGLFVPVLLAGALWRRSASAVVALLLPVLVWLSLFGGLLGDRSRSGGDVVVAGHNVGADNPDPVGTARDLVASGADVLGLEEITPQARPVYEKALARAYPYHTVLGTVGLWSRLPLSDVRPVDTEMDAGPLGETKPAAVKLGYNRALRATVATSRGPLAVYVAHLGSVRVMPRTGFWTGSRDRNAKALAKAVAAEPNGRVVLLGDLNGTTDDRAFAGLTSRLHSVQEAAGDGFGFTWPAKFPVARIDQILVRGVEPESSWVLPATGSDHRPVAAGISW comes from the coding sequence ATGGCCCGGGTGGACGCGGTAGAGCCGGGAGAGGGCGGCGCGGACACCGCCTCCGGTGTCCGGCGCGAGGTCGTCCGCCGGGTCGTCCGCGTCGTCTCCCGGCCGGGTCCCTGGAAGCGCGGCCCGGTGCTCGCGGCGCTGGCGTTGCTGCTCGGCCTGCTGATGCTGCTGCATGCGGAGATCACGGACTACGGGGGGCTCGGCAGTCTGGTGGAGACCTTCCTGCCGTGGTTCGGCCTGTTCGTGCCGGTGCTGTTGGCCGGGGCGCTGTGGCGTCGCTCCGCCTCCGCGGTGGTCGCGCTGCTGCTGCCGGTCCTGGTGTGGCTGAGTCTCTTCGGCGGGCTGCTCGGTGACAGGTCCCGCTCGGGCGGTGATGTCGTCGTGGCCGGCCACAATGTCGGCGCCGACAACCCGGACCCGGTCGGTACCGCTCGCGACCTGGTCGCCTCCGGGGCGGATGTGCTGGGTCTGGAGGAGATCACCCCGCAGGCGAGGCCGGTGTACGAGAAGGCTCTGGCGAGGGCGTATCCGTACCACACGGTGCTGGGCACGGTCGGGCTGTGGAGCAGGCTGCCGCTGTCGGACGTCCGGCCGGTGGACACCGAGATGGACGCCGGGCCGCTGGGGGAGACCAAGCCGGCCGCCGTCAAGCTGGGCTACAACCGCGCGTTGCGCGCCACGGTGGCGACGAGCCGGGGTCCGCTGGCGGTGTACGTGGCGCATCTGGGGTCCGTACGGGTGATGCCCAGGACCGGCTTCTGGACGGGCAGCCGGGACCGTAACGCGAAGGCGCTGGCCAAGGCCGTGGCCGCTGAGCCGAACGGGCGGGTGGTGCTGCTCGGTGATCTGAACGGCACCACGGACGACCGTGCGTTCGCCGGCCTGACCTCGCGGCTGCACTCGGTTCAGGAGGCGGCCGGGGACGGTTTCGGTTTCACGTGGCCGGCGAAGTTCCCGGTGGCGCGGATCGACCAGATCCTGGTGCGCGGTGTGGAGCCGGAGAGTTCCTGGGTGCTGCCGGCCACCGGCAGTGACCACCGGCCGGTGGCGGCCGGGATCAGCTGGTGA
- a CDS encoding response regulator transcription factor: protein MRVLIVEDELYMAEAIRDGLRLEAIAADIAPDGDTALELLNINTYDIAVLDRDIPGPSGDEIATRIIDSGSGMPILMLTAADRLDDKATGFELGADDYLTKPFELQELALRLRALDRRRAHSRPPVREIAGLRLDPFRREVYRNGRYVALTRKQFAVLEVLVAAEGGVVSAEQLLERAWDENADPFTNAVRITVSALRKRLGEPWVIATVPGAGYRIDVQPDPDHQGDQRG, encoded by the coding sequence ATGCGTGTGTTGATCGTCGAGGACGAGCTCTACATGGCAGAAGCCATCCGCGATGGTCTACGCCTCGAAGCGATCGCCGCCGACATCGCCCCCGACGGCGACACCGCACTGGAACTGCTGAACATCAACACCTACGACATCGCCGTCCTCGACCGGGACATCCCCGGCCCCTCCGGTGACGAGATCGCCACACGCATCATCGACTCCGGCAGCGGCATGCCGATCCTCATGCTCACCGCCGCCGACCGCCTCGACGACAAAGCCACCGGCTTCGAACTCGGCGCCGACGACTACCTCACCAAACCCTTCGAACTCCAGGAACTCGCCCTCAGACTCAGAGCACTCGACCGCCGACGCGCCCACAGCAGACCACCCGTACGGGAAATCGCAGGCCTACGCCTGGACCCCTTCCGCAGAGAGGTCTACCGGAACGGCCGCTACGTCGCACTGACCAGGAAACAGTTCGCCGTCCTCGAAGTCCTCGTCGCCGCCGAAGGCGGCGTCGTCAGCGCCGAACAACTCCTCGAACGCGCGTGGGACGAGAACGCCGACCCCTTCACCAACGCCGTACGCATCACCGTCTCGGCCCTGCGCAAACGGCTCGGCGAACCCTGGGTCATCGCCACCGTGCCCGGCGCCGGATACCGCATCGACGTCCAACCGGACCCCGACCACCAGGGAGACCAGCGTGGATAG